DNA sequence from the Hydrogenimonas thermophila genome:
TCATATTTGATAGCCAATTTTAGAACTACTGCCGAAGATTTTTATAATAAAATAATCTCTCATTGGAGAGTTGAAACCTACCATTATCATTTAGATATGCTAATGGAAGAAGATGAACATATTGCCCATAAAGAGCCTTTTTCTATAGCAATACTAAGGTCTTTTGCACTAAATCTATTTCAATTATTTCATAATGCACATAAAGATAAAAAGCTACCTACTGGTAAAGCTACAATGGCAGAAATTAAAAGGACTTGCAAATATGACGATTACTTTACAGCCCAGCTTTTTGAGCAAGAATATGTTTAAGGTTGGTTTTAAATTTCATCGGATTTGGCTGTGAAAAGCTTAGATGTAATTAACAATTTAGCTAACTCTTACTATAGAGTAGATAAAATTAAAAGAAAAAAGGTTATGTATGCTCTCTGACAGAATACAACTCCTCTCTGAATCTTTAACAATGGCTATTACAGCTTTAGCCCAGCAGCTAAAAAGAGAAGGGAAAGATGTTCTTGGATTTTCTGCCGGTGAACCAGATTTTGATACACCGCAAGTCATTAAAGATGCGGCAATTGAAGCTATAGAAAAAGGCTTTACAAAATATACTGCAGTTGACGGTATTCCTGAACTTAAAGAGGCAATTGTAGAAAAACTAAAACGTGACAATGGTCTAAACTACAGTACCGATCAAGTAATCGCCAGCAATGGAGCAAAACAGTCACTTTTCAATCTGTTTCAAGCAACCATCAACCCTGGCGATGAAGTTATTATACCTGCTCCATATTGGGTTACTTACCCTGAGCTTGTAAAATATAGTGGCGGTACTCCTGTAATTATTGAAACAAATGATGATACATCTTTTAAAATCACGCCTGAACAGCTTAAAGATGCTATCACTGACAAAACAAAAATGCTTATTATTACATCACCTTCAAACCCTACAGGTGCTGTATACTCTAAAGAAGAGTTAGAAGCTATAGCAGAAGTTCTTAAGGGTACAGATATTCTTGTTGCAAGTGATGAAATGTATGAAAAACTTGTTTTTGATGGAACAAAGTTTGTGGCTTCTGCATCAATAAGCGAAGATATGTTCAATCGCACTATTACCATCAATGGTCTTAGCAAATCAGTTGCAATGACAGGGTGGCGCTTTGGCTACTGTGCAGCTGCAAATAAAGACTTAGTTAAAGCAATGAAAAAGCTTCAAAGCCAAAGTACCTCTAACATTAACTCAATAACTCAAATGGCTGCTATTAAAGGTCTTGATGGTAGTGCAGATGCAGATATTGAGATGATGAGACAGGCATTTGAAACAAGATGTGATGAGGCAACAAAACTATTTAACGCTATTGATGGTCTGTCAGTAGTAAAACCAAAAGGTGCGTTCTATCTTTTTGTAAACCACAAAGAAGTAGAACCAGACTCTATGAAGTTTGCAAAAGCAATGCTTGAAAGTGTCGGTGTAGCTGTTGTACCTGGTGCAGGGTTTGGAAGTGACGGATATTTCCGATTCAGCTTTGCAACAGATATCGATACTATTAGAAAAGGAATTGATCGTATTAAAACTTTTGTTGAAAACTATAACAAATAACTCAAAACCGAGACTAAAAAGTCTCGGTTTTTTTTAAACTTCTTCACGAACCTTTTTAGTTGCAATAACCATATTTTCAAGGCTTGGTTTAACCTCTTCCCAGCGTCTGGTTTTCAAACCACAGTCAGGATTGATCCAAAGCTGACGTGCAGGTAAAACTTCAAGTAGTGAGTGAATCTGCTTTTCAATCTCTTCAACAGTTGGAACACGTGGAGAGTGAATGTCATAAACACCAGGTCCAACCTCTTTTTTGTAACCATGCTCTTTAAACACTTTTAGCAAAATGTTACCGCTTCGTGCTGTCTCAATTGAGATAACATCTGCATCCATTGCTTCAATTGTATCTATAATATCGTTGAAGTCACTGTAACACATATGTGTATGGATCTGTGTGTCAATCTCTGCAACATTTGTACAAATCCAGAAGCTCTCAAGCGCAAACTTTTCATAAGCTGGGCGGTTGACACGTCTTAGTGGATACCCCTCTTTAAATGCCGCTTCATCAACCTGAATCATCTTAATACCAGCTTTTTGCAAATCATCAACTTCATCACGAATTGCCAATGCTATTTGATAACAAGTTTCAGAGCGTGGCTGATCGTCACGTACAAAAGACCAGTTAAGAATGGTAACAGGGCCTGTCAACATCCCTTTCATTGGGCGATCAGTTAAGCTTTGTGCAAACGTACTCCAGAAAACTGTCATAGGCTCTGGACGGCTAACATCACCATAAATAATTGGCGGTTTAACACAGCGGCTTCCATAACTTTGTACCCAACCATTTTGACTGAATGCAACACCTTTGAGCTGCTCACCAAAGTACTCAACCATGTCATTTCGCTCAAACTCACCATGAACAAGAACATCTAAGTCTATACTCTCTTGAAACTCAACACACTCTTTAATGAATTCTTTCATCTTTTCAATATAGGTTGCCTCATCAATTGTACCGTTTTTAAAGTCACGTCGTACAGCACGTACTTCTGGTGTTTGAGGGAAACTTCCAATAGTTGTTGTTGCAAGCGGAGGATAATTAAATTTTTCATGCTGAACGTTAATGCGTTCTTCATATTCTATACGCTGTTTTTTCAGTTCATCAATAGTTTTCATACGCTCTTGAACTGCTTCATCAAAGATCATTGATGAACTCTTGCGGCTTGCATTTGCCTCGCGGTTTTGTGCAAACTTTAGTGCTTCATCGCTATTAAGTGCTTCAGCACCTTCAAAAAAGAGTTTTGTAATGATGTTTAACTCATCTAGTTTTTCAACACCGTATGCCAACCAAGACTTGATCTGTGCATCAAGTTTCTCTTCATACTTTAGAGTGTAAGGTACATGAAGAAGTGAACAAGAAGTTGATACAATAATCTGCTCTTTTGCAACAGTTTTTGCAATCTCATTTAAAAAATCCACTTTCTTCTCTATATCACTGATCCAAATGTTTCTTCCATCAACAATGCCAGCAATCAACTTTTTACCACTTTGAGCGATTTGATCAAGAACATCACAATTTTCTGAACCATAAACAAAGTCTAGTCCAATTCCTTTAATAGGTGTTTGTATAAGTTGTGCTACAGCCTCTTTTGCATGATCGAAATATGTAACAACATAGATGTCAATATTTTCAGCAACCTCTGCTAACTTAGTATATGCTTCTTTAACAAGTAATGAAAGCTCCACTGCTTTATCTGTAACCAAAATTGGTTCATCTACCTGAACAATAACTTGTTCATCAAGCTTGGAAAGCTCTTTAAACAGTGCAATGTAAGCTGGCATAACTTCATTGAAAAGACCTAGTGCATCAAGTTCATTACTATCAATTCTCTTAGCATTCCCCAAGAATGTTAATGGTCCTATAATATTAATTTTAGGCGTAATACCCTCTTTTTTAGCTGCTTCAAATTCAGAAATAATTTTTGAAATATCAATATTGAATTTCATACCACTTCTAAGTTCAGGAACAATATAGTGGTAGTTTGTATTAAACCACTTTGTCATTTCCATTGCAGTATGATCTT
Encoded proteins:
- the metE gene encoding 5-methyltetrahydropteroyltriglutamate--homocysteine S-methyltransferase produces the protein MSKKNWVTGFARIGEQRELKKVLEKYWKGETSFDEVVEVSNMLKVRHWKYQKDAGVDAISINDFSLYDQTLDMIEILGLTPDRFKDIEDKTARYFAMARGDKDHTAMEMTKWFNTNYHYIVPELRSGMKFNIDISKIISEFEAAKKEGITPKINIIGPLTFLGNAKRIDSNELDALGLFNEVMPAYIALFKELSKLDEQVIVQVDEPILVTDKAVELSLLVKEAYTKLAEVAENIDIYVVTYFDHAKEAVAQLIQTPIKGIGLDFVYGSENCDVLDQIAQSGKKLIAGIVDGRNIWISDIEKKVDFLNEIAKTVAKEQIIVSTSCSLLHVPYTLKYEEKLDAQIKSWLAYGVEKLDELNIITKLFFEGAEALNSDEALKFAQNREANASRKSSSMIFDEAVQERMKTIDELKKQRIEYEERINVQHEKFNYPPLATTTIGSFPQTPEVRAVRRDFKNGTIDEATYIEKMKEFIKECVEFQESIDLDVLVHGEFERNDMVEYFGEQLKGVAFSQNGWVQSYGSRCVKPPIIYGDVSRPEPMTVFWSTFAQSLTDRPMKGMLTGPVTILNWSFVRDDQPRSETCYQIALAIRDEVDDLQKAGIKMIQVDEAAFKEGYPLRRVNRPAYEKFALESFWICTNVAEIDTQIHTHMCYSDFNDIIDTIEAMDADVISIETARSGNILLKVFKEHGYKKEVGPGVYDIHSPRVPTVEEIEKQIHSLLEVLPARQLWINPDCGLKTRRWEEVKPSLENMVIATKKVREEV
- a CDS encoding pyridoxal phosphate-dependent aminotransferase gives rise to the protein MLSDRIQLLSESLTMAITALAQQLKREGKDVLGFSAGEPDFDTPQVIKDAAIEAIEKGFTKYTAVDGIPELKEAIVEKLKRDNGLNYSTDQVIASNGAKQSLFNLFQATINPGDEVIIPAPYWVTYPELVKYSGGTPVIIETNDDTSFKITPEQLKDAITDKTKMLIITSPSNPTGAVYSKEELEAIAEVLKGTDILVASDEMYEKLVFDGTKFVASASISEDMFNRTITINGLSKSVAMTGWRFGYCAAANKDLVKAMKKLQSQSTSNINSITQMAAIKGLDGSADADIEMMRQAFETRCDEATKLFNAIDGLSVVKPKGAFYLFVNHKEVEPDSMKFAKAMLESVGVAVVPGAGFGSDGYFRFSFATDIDTIRKGIDRIKTFVENYNK